The nucleotide sequence CGCGATCTTGCCGTCATCGAAGCCGACGGAGGAGCGCCGCACCGTCGGCACCACGGCGCCCTGCAACAGGTCGAGCGGCTGCAGGTCGAAGCGGTGCGTGTCGATCTTGTTATAGGTGTGCGGATGGTGTTTCTCGAGCTTGTCGAGCATCGTCTGCCGGAAGCCCGCGGGATCGGCGTCGTAGTTCAGCGACACCAGCTCGGCCATGTCGCCGCCAGGAATGTTCTCCATCAGCAGCGCCGTCTTCATGCCGCCGAAGCTGAGCGTCGGGATCACGATCATCTCGCCATGTCCCGGCGAGACTGACAGCGTGACGCCGCGCGGATCGTCGCCGTCAAGGCTGCCGTGATCGACGCCGTCATACAGCCCGACGCAGAGCAGGCGCTGCGGCTGGTTGTAGGGCGACAGCTCCGGCCGGTGGCTGAACATCCGCCCGAGCGCGCCCTTGCCGGTCGACACCACCAGCAGGTCGAACCGCGCCACCAGCGCCGGGATGTCGTCGTCCTGGATGCTGGCATATTCGATGCTGCCGCCGCGATCCTCAAAATCCTTCATCAACGCCGGCAAATAGATCCGGTAGTCGACGGCGCGGCTCGGCTGCTTGAACGCGCCGCGAAAGAGCAGGGGACTGCCCGGGAAATTGAAGAAGTGATCGTGGTGGTGATAGACCACATCCGGATCGTCCCAGTGGTTCACGCCGAGCTCGTTCTCGCGCGCCACCGTGATGCCGTGATGCGCCACCGTGTTCATCAGCCGCGTTGCAGCATACTGCTCGGGCTCGCGGTCGGTCAGGACGGTGGCCTGGATGCCGTGCTTCT is from Bradyrhizobium sp. ORS 285 and encodes:
- the styA gene encoding styrene monooxygenase subunit StyA, which translates into the protein MEKSIGIVGAGIGGLHLALYLQKHGIQATVLTDREPEQYAATRLMNTVAHHGITVARENELGVNHWDDPDVVYHHHDHFFNFPGSPLLFRGAFKQPSRAVDYRIYLPALMKDFEDRGGSIEYASIQDDDIPALVARFDLLVVSTGKGALGRMFSHRPELSPYNQPQRLLCVGLYDGVDHGSLDGDDPRGVTLSVSPGHGEMIVIPTLSFGGMKTALLMENIPGGDMAELVSLNYDADPAGFRQTMLDKLEKHHPHTYNKIDTHRFDLQPLDLLQGAVVPTVRRSSVGFDDGKIAIALGDVHSVVDPMMGQGANMASYAAFELGKAIVDAVVFDDRFVETVDRARENRVLAASRWTNLMLQPPSEAMGRLIFTMAQNRALCDEFTDNFNYPERQWDRLASDRRIHAWIDERTQLAA